The Thermomicrobiales bacterium genome window below encodes:
- the secD gene encoding protein translocase subunit SecD yields the protein MTIALILIITLVSTWIAIPSDWLNIAGAKDNIYVHQGLDLQGGLQVVLEARPPDGGSVGRDELVGTRDTIERRVGGLGVSEPLIQTRGSNQIVVELPGVTDPQQAVDLLKQTALLEIIDTQGQSLAVGTKVNTTLGNATQPDSSATPGTAEASPDATADATAEATPGAESTPEVTGPVFTTIVSGSDLEDAFPTQDSVGSLVVGFRLKSDAADKFYEFTSTHIGQPMSIVVDKTVINTATIQDAISNEGVINGLSATEVTNLVLQLKSGALSVPLEVVQSRTVGPSLGQDSIDKSILAGAVGLGLVALMMILYYRLPGLLSVAALFIYTAIVFALFKLIPVTLTLAGIAGFILSIGMAVDANVLIFARLKDELRLGRPIPAAIEAGFDHAWPSIRDSNVSTMITCAILFWFGRYTGASIIQGFALTLFIGVVISMFTAIVVTRNMLRILLTIRPINDRWWLGVDHGQGVPASATE from the coding sequence CATCCCATCCGACTGGCTCAACATCGCCGGAGCCAAGGACAATATTTATGTTCATCAGGGGCTCGACTTGCAGGGTGGCTTGCAGGTTGTGCTTGAGGCTCGACCTCCGGACGGTGGTTCAGTTGGTCGCGACGAGCTCGTTGGCACGCGTGACACGATTGAGCGCCGCGTCGGCGGCCTCGGTGTTTCTGAGCCGCTTATTCAGACTCGCGGTAGCAATCAGATTGTCGTCGAGCTACCAGGCGTCACCGATCCGCAGCAGGCAGTTGATTTGCTGAAGCAGACCGCTCTCCTCGAGATCATTGATACGCAGGGCCAGTCACTCGCTGTTGGCACCAAGGTCAACACGACGCTCGGTAATGCGACGCAGCCGGATTCGAGCGCGACACCCGGCACTGCCGAAGCCAGCCCGGACGCCACCGCAGATGCAACGGCAGAAGCCACACCTGGCGCTGAATCAACTCCAGAAGTAACGGGGCCAGTCTTCACGACGATCGTCTCGGGTTCCGACCTGGAAGATGCGTTCCCGACCCAGGATAGCGTCGGTTCGCTCGTCGTCGGCTTCCGCCTCAAGTCAGACGCCGCCGACAAGTTCTACGAGTTCACCAGCACGCACATCGGCCAGCCGATGTCGATCGTCGTCGATAAGACCGTCATCAATACCGCGACCATCCAGGATGCAATTTCTAACGAAGGCGTCATCAACGGGCTGTCAGCCACAGAAGTGACGAATCTGGTCCTGCAGCTGAAGTCCGGTGCTCTGTCGGTTCCGCTCGAAGTTGTCCAGAGCCGAACAGTCGGGCCGTCGCTCGGTCAGGACTCGATCGACAAGTCGATCCTCGCCGGCGCAGTTGGCCTCGGGCTCGTCGCGCTGATGATGATCCTGTACTACCGCCTGCCGGGTCTTCTGTCCGTCGCAGCGCTGTTCATCTACACCGCAATCGTCTTCGCGCTGTTCAAGCTGATTCCGGTAACGCTGACTTTGGCCGGCATCGCCGGATTCATTCTGTCGATCGGCATGGCCGTCGATGCGAACGTCCTGATCTTCGCCAGACTGAAGGATGAGTTACGCCTTGGTCGACCAATCCCGGCAGCCATTGAGGCCGGATTTGACCATGCCTGGCCGTCGATCCGCGACTCGAACGTATCGACGATGATTACCTGCGCCATCCTGTTCTGGTTCGGGCGCTACACCGGTGCCAGCATCATCCAGGGTTTCGCGCTGACGCTCTTCATCGGCGTTGTCATCTCGATGTTCACGGCGATTGTCGTCACTCGCAACATGCTGCGAATCCTGTTGACGATTCGCCCAATCAATGATCGCTGGTGGCTGGGCGTCGACCACGGGCAGGGCGTTCCAGCGAGCGCCACCGAGTAG